One Candidatus Zixiibacteriota bacterium genomic window carries:
- a CDS encoding metal-dependent hydrolase, producing the protein MPQARFLGHSCVMLTHEKYRLIIDPFLEGNPLAPVKPDKIEVDYILVSHGHGDHIGDAIAIAKRTGATIIANFELASLCGRKGTKYHPMHIGGSHQFDFGRVKLTIAHHGGGYGPNADVYTGPPVGFLITMGGKTVYHSGDTGLFYDMKLIGEMNSIDLAFLPIGDNFTMGIDDAVKAVEFVRPRKVVPFHYNTFPVIAAGPEEFARKVKDAQVVILKPGETVEY; encoded by the coding sequence ATGCCACAGGCACGATTTCTTGGTCACTCCTGTGTCATGCTGACACACGAGAAGTACCGGCTGATCATCGACCCATTCCTCGAAGGAAACCCATTGGCGCCGGTCAAGCCGGATAAGATCGAAGTTGATTACATCCTGGTGTCGCATGGACACGGGGATCACATTGGAGATGCCATCGCCATCGCCAAGAGGACCGGAGCGACGATCATCGCCAATTTTGAGTTGGCCAGTCTGTGCGGTCGGAAGGGCACTAAGTATCACCCCATGCATATCGGCGGTTCTCACCAGTTCGATTTTGGCCGGGTTAAACTGACAATCGCCCACCATGGCGGCGGCTATGGGCCCAATGCCGATGTCTACACCGGTCCGCCGGTCGGCTTTCTGATCACCATGGGCGGCAAGACCGTCTATCATTCAGGTGATACCGGTCTGTTCTACGATATGAAGCTTATCGGCGAGATGAATAGTATTGATCTGGCGTTTCTACCTATCGGAGACAATTTTACGATGGGGATCGACGATGCCGTCAAGGCGGTGGAGTTTGTCCGTCCTAGGAAAGTGGTGCCGTTCCACTACAACACGTTCCCGGTCATCGCTGCCGGTCCGGAGGAATTTGCGCGGAAGGTGAAAGATGCCCAGGTGGTCATCCTGAAACCGGGAGAGACTGTCGAGTATTGA
- the mnmA gene encoding tRNA 2-thiouridine(34) synthase MnmA, whose product MATRVLVAMSGGVDSSVAAFLLKEQGYDVIGAHMKLWDYVEVGGDIYKDGRCCTIDSITDCRLVCDVIGAPFYVLNMSGPFREKVIENFVGEYRSGRTPNPCVICNIDIKWHAFLQKAAELGCDYIATGHYAFVEKNETGRCQIRKGVDGTRDQSYVLWGVSQEALAQTLMPLAGYRKTEVRDIARNHGLRTAEKAESREICFVADNDYRRFLTEYEQKRGKGFVPGEIVHADGTLLGRHSGTAFFTIGQRKGLGVIHPTPLYVQEIDVGTNRVIVGEEDRLYRNELEARSVNWVAIEAPVEPIQAEVKIRYLHEPAEAMVTPLTADKVRISFLDKQRAITPGQSVVFYHGDVLLGGGVIV is encoded by the coding sequence ATGGCGACACGAGTTTTGGTAGCGATGTCCGGCGGAGTCGATTCCTCCGTCGCCGCCTTCTTGCTCAAAGAGCAAGGGTATGACGTTATCGGCGCCCACATGAAGTTGTGGGACTATGTCGAAGTCGGGGGCGATATCTATAAGGACGGTCGCTGTTGCACGATCGACTCGATCACCGATTGTCGCCTGGTGTGCGACGTCATTGGCGCACCGTTCTATGTGTTGAACATGTCCGGTCCGTTCCGTGAGAAGGTGATCGAGAATTTTGTGGGCGAATACCGCTCTGGTCGCACTCCGAACCCCTGCGTGATCTGCAACATCGATATCAAGTGGCACGCGTTTCTTCAAAAGGCTGCAGAACTCGGCTGCGATTACATCGCTACCGGACATTACGCTTTCGTCGAAAAGAATGAGACTGGACGGTGTCAGATCCGCAAGGGAGTTGATGGCACCCGCGACCAGTCGTATGTCTTGTGGGGTGTCTCGCAGGAAGCTCTGGCGCAAACGTTGATGCCGCTGGCGGGCTATCGCAAGACGGAAGTGCGTGATATTGCCCGAAACCACGGTCTCCGCACCGCCGAGAAAGCAGAGTCCCGGGAAATTTGCTTTGTCGCCGACAATGACTACCGTCGTTTTCTGACAGAATACGAGCAGAAGCGTGGTAAAGGGTTCGTTCCGGGCGAGATCGTCCACGCTGATGGAACCCTGCTCGGTCGGCATAGCGGCACAGCCTTTTTCACAATCGGTCAGCGCAAGGGACTTGGGGTCATTCACCCTACGCCACTGTACGTGCAGGAGATCGATGTCGGGACCAACCGTGTGATTGTAGGGGAGGAGGATCGCTTGTATCGCAACGAGCTGGAGGCACGTTCTGTCAACTGGGTGGCTATTGAGGCGCCGGTCGAGCCGATTCAGGCCGAAGTGAAAATCCGCTATCTTCACGAGCCGGCCGAGGCGATGGTTACGCCATTGACAGCCGACAAGGTCCGCATTAGCTTCTTGGACAAACAGCGCGCTATCACGCCCGGGCAATCGGTGGTATTCTACCATGGTGATGTACTGCTGGGCGGCGGCGTCATTGTATAA
- a CDS encoding IscS subfamily cysteine desulfurase produces MPTDPIYLDHNATTPVDPAVVEAMLPYLHERFGNASSVHSFGREAKVALENAREQIAAFINCSPAELIFTSGGTESDNMAVFGTAYALKGRKNHLIIGATEHHAVAEPAERLHHTDGWNLSLLPVDREGFCSPAQLASLVTDQTALVSVMHANNETGTIQDSSSLAKVAHEKGALYHTDAVQAVGKVPVDVQDLGVDMLSLTGHKIYGPKGTGALFVRQGVKITPLLFGGSHERKRRPGTENVAGAVGLAKALEIAGQRMAQDAQRLNELTNYLIDGILARIPDTVLNGPRKQRLPQTANISFKGVEGEPIILSLDMEGVAVASGSACTSGATEPSHVLTAMGIDPHIAKGAIRFSLGRSTTREQLDHVLKVLPPIIERLRAMSPAYQQSKP; encoded by the coding sequence ATGCCAACGGACCCTATATATCTTGACCACAATGCCACGACTCCGGTCGACCCGGCTGTGGTGGAAGCTATGTTGCCGTATCTGCATGAACGGTTCGGCAATGCCAGCTCAGTACATTCGTTCGGTCGCGAAGCTAAGGTCGCGCTCGAAAACGCCAGGGAGCAGATCGCAGCGTTTATCAACTGCAGCCCAGCGGAGTTGATCTTCACCTCCGGTGGTACCGAGTCAGACAATATGGCCGTTTTCGGAACGGCGTACGCTCTCAAGGGACGAAAAAACCATCTGATCATCGGCGCCACCGAACACCATGCCGTGGCCGAGCCGGCAGAAAGACTGCATCATACTGATGGCTGGAACCTCAGCTTGTTGCCGGTTGACCGTGAAGGGTTCTGTTCACCGGCACAGCTCGCCAGTTTGGTAACCGATCAAACCGCGCTGGTCTCCGTCATGCACGCCAACAACGAGACCGGGACCATCCAGGACAGTTCATCGCTGGCAAAAGTAGCACATGAGAAGGGGGCCCTGTATCATACGGACGCCGTTCAGGCAGTAGGTAAAGTGCCGGTTGATGTCCAGGACCTTGGTGTCGACATGTTGTCGCTTACCGGCCACAAGATCTACGGTCCGAAAGGGACCGGGGCGCTGTTTGTACGGCAGGGTGTCAAGATTACTCCACTTCTGTTTGGCGGCTCCCACGAGCGGAAGCGCCGTCCCGGAACCGAAAACGTGGCGGGAGCGGTTGGATTGGCGAAGGCGCTCGAAATAGCGGGCCAGAGGATGGCCCAGGACGCACAGCGCTTGAATGAACTCACGAACTATCTGATCGACGGCATCCTTGCGCGCATTCCGGACACCGTGCTCAATGGCCCACGCAAACAGCGCTTACCTCAGACTGCAAATATCTCTTTCAAGGGGGTAGAAGGGGAGCCGATCATTTTGTCGCTCGATATGGAGGGGGTAGCGGTTGCCTCCGGCTCGGCATGTACATCTGGTGCGACGGAACCCTCCCACGTGCTGACCGCCATGGGCATCGACCCGCACATTGCCAAAGGTGCAATCAGGTTTTCGCTCGGACGTTCGACCACCCGTGAGCAACTCGATCATGTATTGAAGGTCCTTCCGCCAATTATCGAGCGGCTGCGTGCCATGTCGCCGGCGTATCAACAGTCAAAACCGTGA
- a CDS encoding BamA/TamA family outer membrane protein, whose product MRLWGLILCGVTSILVLWEPSAAIEKETLRWVRSKNPPIGKIVIEGNTYFQSGEIKKRMYAKERGLWRAIKGDRRARVQRETASRDSLEIKYMYLREGFLNVVMDEDYEPMGKDSSALVRIRISEGRQFRFGARTVIGEFESRFKGDIEGTALRLKEGIPIDLFRLRDAVFTMKSILANNGYPHAVVDYAVDSTAPGPLYPVTFKVDARWPVRFGEVKIDGLSRFPDYVARRELKVKPGAVYRRQDIIDSQQRLYESGYFSTLQLGVDPEDRDSLQPGFILRVRERKSRYVTLKTGAAQSTVRDLQWDTSVGFGKRNFIGSRVVDATSQYSFSLGSETRLLDHRYRLRFTEPWFLGVRMPLVLTGEVRPEVQSAKQDYRISSWSVSASTGRKFGREYSTQLGVQYESVNITGIPADQVLVAIQEAGVSGRRKLYWNFQRDSRENIFIPERGSLFLFSAQYVGGFLGGDANFTTYEAAYSSYQVVWPGWISATRLKGGWAEAFGKSTLVPREDRLYLGGANTVRGFRENTLGPTDGANVTAVFNQEFRWKSIQVLNVVPLLGDLFKAMPLWQSVFVDIGNGFSTWDEFKLKDLAYSYGTGVQLVSPAGPIRVDYARVIPTERFQFTSRWHFTILYAF is encoded by the coding sequence ATGCGTCTCTGGGGTCTTATACTGTGTGGCGTGACATCGATACTGGTTCTGTGGGAGCCATCTGCGGCCATCGAAAAGGAGACGCTTCGGTGGGTTCGTTCCAAGAATCCACCTATCGGCAAGATCGTCATCGAAGGGAACACGTATTTCCAGTCCGGGGAAATCAAGAAACGGATGTATGCCAAGGAGCGGGGTCTGTGGCGGGCGATCAAAGGGGATCGGCGCGCCCGGGTGCAGAGGGAGACCGCCTCACGCGACAGCCTTGAGATTAAGTACATGTATCTCAGGGAGGGATTCTTGAATGTCGTCATGGATGAAGACTATGAACCGATGGGCAAGGACTCGTCGGCGTTGGTCCGCATCCGTATCTCGGAAGGCAGGCAATTCCGATTCGGCGCGAGAACGGTGATCGGTGAGTTCGAATCCCGATTCAAAGGGGATATCGAGGGGACGGCGCTTCGTCTTAAAGAAGGAATCCCCATCGATCTGTTCCGTCTTCGGGATGCAGTTTTCACGATGAAGTCCATTCTGGCGAACAACGGCTATCCGCATGCCGTGGTTGACTACGCAGTCGATTCAACCGCACCGGGTCCGCTGTATCCGGTGACGTTTAAGGTTGATGCGCGCTGGCCAGTGCGGTTCGGCGAAGTGAAAATCGACGGGCTGTCCCGATTCCCTGATTACGTGGCCCGCCGGGAACTAAAGGTCAAACCGGGCGCTGTGTATCGTCGGCAGGACATTATCGATTCCCAACAGCGGCTTTATGAATCCGGCTATTTCAGTACCCTGCAACTGGGCGTTGATCCGGAGGACAGAGACAGCCTTCAACCAGGTTTCATCCTGCGAGTCCGGGAGCGCAAGTCCCGATATGTAACGCTTAAGACCGGTGCGGCCCAGTCGACAGTCCGCGATCTCCAGTGGGATACCTCGGTTGGATTCGGCAAGCGAAACTTCATCGGATCCAGGGTCGTCGATGCAACCTCGCAGTACTCGTTCTCATTGGGTTCGGAGACCCGGCTACTTGACCATCGTTATAGACTCCGTTTTACCGAACCATGGTTTCTGGGGGTACGCATGCCGCTGGTGTTGACGGGCGAGGTGAGGCCGGAGGTGCAATCCGCCAAACAGGATTACCGAATCAGTTCCTGGTCCGTTTCGGCCTCGACCGGTCGGAAATTTGGCCGCGAATACTCGACTCAATTGGGGGTGCAGTACGAATCTGTCAACATCACCGGGATACCGGCCGACCAAGTGCTGGTGGCTATCCAGGAAGCAGGGGTATCCGGGCGGCGCAAACTGTATTGGAATTTCCAGCGGGACAGCCGCGAGAATATCTTCATCCCGGAGCGAGGTTCGCTGTTTCTCTTCTCTGCTCAGTATGTAGGCGGTTTTCTTGGCGGCGACGCCAACTTCACTACCTACGAAGCGGCGTACTCGAGCTATCAGGTGGTGTGGCCCGGATGGATCTCGGCCACGCGCCTCAAGGGAGGGTGGGCAGAAGCGTTTGGCAAATCGACCCTGGTTCCCCGCGAGGATCGTTTGTATCTAGGGGGCGCCAATACAGTCCGAGGGTTTCGTGAAAATACGCTGGGACCGACCGATGGTGCCAATGTCACAGCCGTTTTCAATCAGGAATTTCGCTGGAAGAGTATCCAGGTTCTCAATGTGGTTCCACTTCTCGGCGACCTATTCAAGGCCATGCCGCTCTGGCAGTCAGTCTTTGTCGATATTGGCAACGGTTTCAGTACCTGGGATGAATTCAAGCTCAAAGACCTGGCGTACAGCTACGGAACCGGCGTCCAACTGGTTTCCCCGGCCGGTCCGATCAGGGTCGACTACGCACGTGTCATTCCGACCGAACGATTCCAGTTTACCAGTCGCTGGCACTTTACTATCTTGTATGCGTTCTAA
- a CDS encoding translocation/assembly module TamB domain-containing protein, which translates to MRWWLKGLLGALIVAIIAAIGVYVYFWRMHGLERLVSTRLSALVGQRYPVAVTIGDIRGDLLHGLVLEDIVIDLVDSASQLPLFSARRLTLTYSIANLWHRNYIFSFVELDSAAVRLESDSAGHWRLPRPHTSASGTANATAPPSIHVDECSVRGASVNVIKDGDTLRFSNITLVASLDVDEGTMSADVKQLSFDSNREPLRITASQGKVTLAGRQLVVRDVSLVTGPTRINLNGITRLGERTAQFEYDINDLSLEEPARLFGVKLSGTVDATGSVVLTDSMISGRVNVGGTLSVARFENLYTEFRFHDKHLVFDTLYGIVFSECGINGSGAIDFTSPDPAYRLDATVHGFDLVQLLPKGFPSDLNGSLRLHGSSFRTDRLRLDIGVELYESMFDYYPLQSARGNLVVTSDSVTFGEWFGITYYENELQVAGSVDYSDSLNLRVLARLDNLDRYTGKLFIKDLGGRGRAEATLTGSTSDPDLGGTFVSDSLRLYDFHTDSCRSTFDIKRFLTRQHGSVVFLGYGGSLWGKQLDSTYATMTMDSGLVTLDAVHLHNPQLAVSTRGRFNYGTYPQTIALDSLVAKLLGRELHNRGLLTAEIDTLGLNITRARLVSTEGELEGTGRINFDESMNLALHAQSIPVRMWGSMVREGFDVDGKAALAIGLAGTFAWPEITLQGTVDSVVYRQLSIGDLQIAATYRDQQVKIDTLQILSHPGHYRATGYFGYQIDLTADTLGHLLDVPISLSIIASDKRFDLVSFVLPSVEQLDGDFFADFRIFGTPTSPHLDGEAYLKNGRLKYFDLADSLYTDSAGVTMKDNQVIIDKIEAYVKDKRRGGQKAYAVIDGIITVEALDRLYYDVDVSLPRPFPYTYELEDIQGVVAGNVHVEGESPPQVTGDITILSTRYRAEFASEEAGSPLMSLLAGENTWDVDVNIDILSNYWIKNQDIDAEFSGTINLIRESGAYRFIGEMEILRGKGFLFDKTFRIENGSRVIFDDIAKLNPTLDITACTRIPGVNRPNDESREPIDLCLHITGTLETPEFNTLSEGLSREDIVPLLLANYSSSDTASAGGLSQVEERLTGLVSAQVSQLGTRQLSRLGVETFEIDPTYNRGQLDPLKSQVTLGFYTAPSLYVYGRSALSGGTGQEVGFEYRLNRSVRIEGLRDEDELYHLSLNWHLEF; encoded by the coding sequence GTGCGCTGGTGGTTGAAAGGATTGCTGGGCGCACTGATCGTGGCGATCATAGCCGCTATCGGTGTTTATGTGTATTTCTGGCGCATGCACGGTCTGGAGCGACTGGTGAGCACCAGGCTGTCGGCATTGGTGGGCCAAAGGTATCCGGTCGCCGTCACCATCGGCGACATTCGCGGCGACCTGTTGCATGGGCTGGTGCTCGAGGATATCGTGATTGACCTGGTCGACTCTGCCTCGCAACTGCCGCTTTTTTCCGCGCGCCGACTCACATTGACATACTCCATTGCCAATCTGTGGCACCGCAACTACATCTTCAGTTTCGTCGAGTTGGACTCCGCTGCCGTGCGGCTCGAGTCGGACAGCGCGGGTCATTGGCGTCTGCCGCGTCCGCACACAAGTGCTTCAGGGACGGCAAATGCAACAGCCCCCCCCTCGATCCACGTCGATGAATGCAGCGTCCGGGGTGCATCCGTGAACGTTATCAAGGATGGAGATACGCTTCGTTTTTCGAATATCACACTGGTCGCCTCGCTGGACGTCGACGAAGGCACGATGTCGGCCGACGTGAAACAGTTGAGTTTTGATTCCAACCGCGAGCCGCTGCGCATAACCGCATCACAGGGAAAGGTGACGCTGGCGGGCAGGCAGTTGGTCGTGCGTGATGTTTCACTCGTGACAGGTCCCACGCGTATCAACCTCAACGGCATCACGCGGCTCGGCGAACGAACGGCCCAATTCGAATACGACATCAACGATCTCTCCCTGGAAGAGCCCGCGCGGTTGTTTGGCGTGAAGCTCTCGGGAACAGTCGATGCCACGGGCAGTGTTGTCTTGACCGACTCCATGATCAGCGGGCGGGTCAATGTGGGGGGAACGCTGTCGGTGGCCCGTTTCGAAAACTTATACACGGAGTTCCGATTTCACGACAAGCACCTGGTCTTTGACACGTTGTACGGCATCGTGTTCAGCGAGTGCGGTATCAATGGCTCTGGCGCCATCGACTTCACGTCGCCGGATCCGGCGTATCGTCTCGATGCCACCGTGCACGGGTTCGACCTCGTGCAGCTGTTGCCGAAGGGCTTTCCATCGGACCTGAACGGCTCGCTGCGCCTTCACGGATCATCGTTTCGCACCGACCGACTACGTCTCGACATCGGCGTGGAACTGTACGAATCCATGTTTGACTACTATCCGCTGCAATCCGCTCGCGGGAACCTGGTGGTCACGTCCGATTCCGTTACGTTCGGCGAATGGTTTGGCATCACCTACTACGAGAATGAACTTCAAGTCGCCGGCAGCGTTGACTATTCGGACAGTTTGAATCTCCGGGTATTGGCCCGTCTTGACAACCTCGATCGCTATACCGGAAAGCTGTTCATCAAGGACCTTGGCGGGCGCGGCCGGGCAGAAGCAACATTGACCGGTAGCACGAGTGACCCTGATCTGGGCGGAACGTTCGTCTCGGATTCGCTCCGCTTGTACGACTTCCACACCGACAGCTGCCGATCGACATTTGATATCAAACGCTTCCTGACGCGGCAGCATGGCTCAGTGGTATTCCTCGGTTATGGTGGCTCTCTCTGGGGAAAACAACTCGACAGCACCTACGCGACTATGACAATGGATTCGGGACTGGTGACGCTTGACGCCGTGCACTTGCACAACCCACAGCTTGCCGTGTCGACCCGCGGCCGGTTCAACTATGGTACTTACCCGCAAACGATAGCGCTCGATTCATTGGTAGCCAAACTGCTGGGGCGGGAACTCCACAATCGTGGATTATTGACGGCTGAGATCGATACGCTTGGTCTTAATATCACACGAGCCAGGCTCGTGTCGACCGAGGGAGAACTTGAGGGTACCGGACGGATCAACTTCGATGAATCGATGAATCTTGCTCTTCATGCGCAGAGCATCCCGGTCCGCATGTGGGGCTCCATGGTGCGCGAGGGGTTCGACGTCGACGGCAAAGCGGCGCTGGCCATCGGTCTGGCGGGGACATTCGCGTGGCCTGAAATTACGCTGCAGGGGACTGTGGATTCGGTGGTCTATCGTCAACTGTCAATCGGCGATCTGCAGATCGCCGCCACCTATCGTGACCAACAGGTGAAAATAGACACGCTCCAGATTCTCAGTCATCCCGGTCACTACAGGGCCACGGGATATTTCGGGTATCAGATCGACCTCACAGCAGACACGTTGGGGCACCTGCTTGATGTACCGATCAGTCTCTCGATCATCGCCTCGGACAAGCGGTTCGACCTGGTCAGTTTTGTGTTGCCGTCGGTGGAACAACTCGACGGCGATTTTTTTGCGGATTTTCGGATTTTCGGCACGCCGACGTCGCCGCATCTGGACGGCGAAGCGTACTTGAAGAACGGTCGGCTGAAGTATTTCGACCTCGCCGATTCACTGTACACGGATTCAGCGGGCGTGACCATGAAAGACAATCAGGTCATTATTGACAAGATCGAGGCGTATGTGAAGGATAAGCGAAGAGGTGGGCAGAAGGCATACGCCGTTATCGACGGCATTATCACTGTGGAGGCGCTTGACCGGTTGTACTACGATGTAGATGTCTCGCTCCCACGGCCATTCCCGTACACGTATGAGCTCGAAGATATCCAGGGAGTGGTGGCCGGCAACGTGCATGTGGAGGGGGAGTCGCCGCCGCAAGTCACGGGTGATATTACCATTCTCTCGACACGATATCGTGCCGAGTTTGCGTCCGAAGAAGCCGGTTCGCCACTCATGTCCCTGTTGGCGGGTGAGAACACCTGGGACGTGGATGTCAACATCGACATCCTGTCGAACTATTGGATCAAGAACCAGGATATCGACGCTGAATTTTCCGGCACCATCAATCTCATCCGCGAGAGCGGCGCCTATCGGTTCATCGGCGAGATGGAGATTCTTCGCGGCAAAGGATTCTTGTTTGACAAGACGTTTCGCATCGAGAACGGCAGCCGAGTCATCTTCGATGACATCGCCAAGTTGAATCCGACCCTGGATATCACCGCCTGCACCCGCATCCCGGGCGTAAACCGACCGAATGATGAGTCGCGTGAGCCGATAGACCTCTGTCTCCATATCACCGGCACGCTGGAGACGCCGGAGTTTAACACCCTGTCCGAAGGGCTTTCGCGCGAGGATATTGTTCCACTTCTCCTGGCCAATTATTCGAGTTCCGATACGGCGTCGGCCGGGGGGTTGAGCCAGGTGGAAGAGCGCCTCACCGGCCTGGTGTCGGCGCAGGTGTCCCAGCTCGGCACGCGCCAGCTTAGCCGGCTTGGCGTGGAGACGTTTGAGATCGATCCAACCTATAACCGCGGACAGCTTGATCCGCTCAAGTCGCAGGTGACGTTGGGGTTCTATACGGCGCCAAGTCTGTATGTGTACGGACGGTCCGCTCTATCGGGCGGAACGGGACAGGAGGTCGGTTTCGAGTATCGTCTTAACCGCTCGGTCCGAATCGAAGGGCTTCGGGATGAAGACGAACTGTATCACCTCAGTCTCAACTGGCATCTGGAGTTCTGA
- a CDS encoding carboxymuconolactone decarboxylase family protein — MKKAADLLRARLAVADPDVESPTRCIALYAAAMTVSREDCLTMAVDLCRRYHVSRVNLNEAVLQSYLFLGFPRMLQAAEHLARVIPATVHHSGAEPVSSGELETWRQNGEALCRKVYGDSYASLRQKVQGFAPEIFQWMILEGYGKVLSRPGLGLVERELAITSMLMMENREQQLHSHMRGALRAGATAELLAAVVNDVGDAAGEGYATARTLLDRLTE, encoded by the coding sequence ATGAAGAAAGCCGCCGATCTGCTCCGGGCACGCCTGGCGGTTGCCGATCCGGATGTGGAGTCGCCTACACGCTGCATCGCCCTCTATGCCGCCGCGATGACGGTGTCACGTGAGGACTGCCTGACGATGGCCGTCGACCTGTGTCGGCGATACCATGTCAGCAGGGTCAATCTTAACGAGGCGGTCCTTCAATCGTATCTCTTCCTTGGTTTTCCTCGGATGCTCCAGGCGGCGGAACATCTTGCGCGCGTTATCCCTGCAACCGTTCATCACTCCGGGGCAGAGCCTGTCAGCTCGGGTGAACTCGAAACGTGGCGACAAAACGGAGAAGCACTGTGTAGAAAAGTGTATGGTGACTCGTATGCTTCGCTCCGGCAGAAAGTGCAGGGATTCGCTCCTGAGATCTTCCAATGGATGATCCTTGAGGGGTATGGCAAGGTGCTGTCGCGCCCCGGACTCGGCCTGGTGGAACGGGAGCTGGCGATCACGTCGATGCTGATGATGGAAAACCGTGAACAACAGTTGCACTCGCACATGCGAGGGGCTCTTCGTGCAGGCGCAACCGCCGAACTTCTTGCGGCAGTGGTCAATGATGTTGGTGACGCTGCCGGTGAGGGATATGCGACAGCCCGGACACTTCTGGACCGGCTGACGGAGTGA
- a CDS encoding S1C family serine protease → MLMSFVRTAGRLAAWLFAAVFFSTTLIADDRPLYSLESGMNELVYRLSRSVVTVESSNRPGQGRVSRLPAGGVVQSLISSGIICDSSGHIVVAAAAVAGRERILVTFDNRTLPAKVVAVDYPTELAVLHVPARLGAPVTYSSRQICAGQLVVAMGNAYGMRATPTLGFCAGARSDGMLQFTARITSGSKGGGVFDLSGNLLGVVTGSMGSTDAVMLAVPAYQLPGIVEFLLTKGDRPAGFIGVSTVDIETVDMPRDAEPGDLTPSVHAVALSLDKGVVVTYVVPVSPAAVAGIRRGDVITGFGHQPVSSAAELAQWVKQTRPGSLVSLEFIRNNTYADIQLQIGRKTLNASQTEFGSTMFDEPSAPSPDSLTRLIEYLKQEVSRLESRVERFR, encoded by the coding sequence ATGCTAATGTCCTTTGTACGGACCGCCGGTAGATTGGCCGCATGGCTGTTCGCGGCGGTCTTTTTTTCCACTACCCTCATAGCCGATGATCGCCCGCTCTACTCCCTTGAATCGGGTATGAATGAGTTGGTGTACCGCTTGTCGCGGTCAGTGGTCACGGTAGAGAGTTCGAACCGTCCAGGGCAAGGGCGTGTATCGCGTCTCCCTGCCGGAGGGGTGGTCCAAAGTCTCATCTCATCGGGAATCATCTGTGACTCGTCGGGGCACATCGTGGTGGCCGCGGCGGCCGTAGCGGGCCGTGAGCGGATCCTTGTGACCTTTGACAATCGGACATTACCCGCGAAGGTTGTGGCGGTGGATTACCCGACCGAACTGGCCGTGCTTCACGTTCCGGCCAGACTTGGTGCGCCCGTCACTTATTCCAGTCGGCAGATTTGTGCCGGCCAGTTGGTGGTGGCGATGGGTAATGCGTACGGCATGCGCGCCACGCCTACACTGGGATTCTGCGCGGGGGCCCGTTCTGACGGCATGCTGCAATTCACAGCACGTATAACATCGGGCAGCAAGGGGGGCGGTGTTTTCGATCTTTCGGGCAATCTTCTCGGCGTGGTCACCGGCAGTATGGGGTCCACCGATGCCGTCATGCTGGCGGTTCCGGCATATCAACTCCCCGGTATTGTTGAATTTCTCTTGACGAAAGGGGATCGCCCCGCCGGGTTTATCGGCGTCTCGACGGTTGATATCGAGACCGTAGATATGCCGCGGGACGCTGAGCCTGGTGACCTGACACCCAGCGTTCATGCCGTGGCCCTCTCTTTGGATAAAGGTGTTGTGGTCACGTACGTGGTGCCAGTGTCACCGGCAGCCGTCGCCGGAATTCGTCGTGGCGACGTTATCACCGGGTTCGGCCATCAGCCGGTGAGCTCGGCCGCCGAGCTCGCGCAGTGGGTCAAGCAGACAAGGCCCGGTTCGCTGGTGAGTCTGGAGTTCATTCGCAACAACACCTACGCTGATATTCAGCTCCAAATCGGTCGAAAGACCCTCAATGCTTCCCAGACCGAATTCGGCTCCACCATGTTCGATGAACCCTCCGCACCGTCTCCGGATTCCCTGACGCGTCTGATCGAGTACTTGAAGCAGGAAGTCTCGCGTCTGGAAAGCCGGGTGGAACGGTTTCGCTGA